A region from the Brevibacterium paucivorans genome encodes:
- a CDS encoding biotin carboxylase N-terminal domain-containing protein: MQSVLIANRGEIAVRIARAAADNGLRSVAVYSDVDANALHTRIADEAYRLPGITPADTYMNIPAIIEIALRAQVDSVHPGYGFLSENAEFAAAVTEAGLTWIGPSADVIETLGNKVKARDIAVRVGAPLAPGSDGPVTSWEDAYTFAHKHGLPIAIKAAFGGGGRGLKVVHELHEVEDAFAAAGRESRAAFGRDECFVEKFLVKPRHVEAQVLADTHGNTVVVGLRDCSLQRRNQKLVEEAPAPFLTSSQENQIRQASIDICEAVGYVGAGTVEFLVARDGTINFLEVNTRLQVEHPVTEMTTGVDLIGEQFRVASGVPLSFVDEVRDGSLPQNGHAIEFRLNAEDVAAGYVPCPGTVTRFEAPTGPGIRVDSGITTGSAVPGAYDSMLAKLIVHGATRAQAISRARQAFRELVIEGVASVAPFHQAVLKHPAFVDEFAVHTAWIEQDFTGEFEGSKIYADHSTDQPLKRFGIELNGKRVELGLPAQFLTHMAYSTHQGDGTCKPRDTSADTSTPANIVTSPYAGNFVTWKVTDGEAVEKGQTIAVIEAMKMESNIAAPVAGTVACENINAGDSVPAGTTIAQISSTP, translated from the coding sequence ATACAGTCTGTTCTTATCGCTAACCGTGGAGAGATCGCGGTGAGGATTGCCCGCGCAGCAGCTGACAACGGTCTGCGGTCTGTTGCAGTGTACTCTGACGTTGACGCTAACGCCCTGCATACTCGGATCGCCGACGAAGCGTACCGCCTCCCTGGGATAACCCCAGCGGACACATATATGAACATTCCTGCGATCATCGAGATCGCACTCCGCGCGCAGGTCGACTCCGTTCACCCTGGTTACGGATTTCTGTCCGAAAATGCTGAGTTCGCAGCCGCGGTCACCGAAGCTGGTCTGACGTGGATTGGACCATCGGCTGATGTGATCGAAACCCTTGGCAACAAGGTGAAAGCACGAGATATTGCAGTGCGTGTCGGCGCACCCCTGGCTCCCGGTTCTGATGGCCCGGTCACGAGTTGGGAAGACGCTTACACTTTTGCTCACAAACACGGTCTACCGATCGCGATCAAGGCCGCGTTTGGCGGCGGTGGCCGTGGCTTAAAAGTCGTCCACGAGCTTCACGAGGTTGAAGATGCATTCGCCGCTGCCGGGCGTGAGTCCCGGGCTGCATTTGGCCGTGACGAGTGTTTCGTTGAGAAATTCTTAGTGAAGCCACGGCATGTTGAAGCGCAGGTTCTTGCTGATACGCACGGCAACACGGTTGTTGTCGGTTTGCGGGACTGCTCTTTGCAACGACGCAACCAAAAACTGGTTGAAGAAGCACCCGCACCGTTCCTCACCAGTAGCCAAGAAAACCAAATCCGCCAAGCGTCCATAGACATATGCGAAGCAGTTGGCTATGTGGGAGCCGGAACAGTCGAGTTCTTAGTTGCACGCGACGGAACCATCAATTTCCTTGAGGTCAATACCCGCCTGCAGGTTGAACACCCGGTCACGGAAATGACCACGGGTGTTGATCTCATTGGTGAGCAGTTCCGGGTTGCCAGTGGTGTGCCACTGTCCTTTGTTGATGAGGTTCGTGACGGGTCGCTGCCCCAAAACGGGCACGCGATTGAGTTCCGTCTCAACGCCGAGGACGTTGCTGCTGGCTATGTTCCGTGCCCTGGCACGGTCACCCGTTTTGAAGCCCCGACAGGGCCAGGGATCCGGGTTGATTCTGGGATTACTACGGGATCTGCCGTTCCGGGTGCATACGACTCAATGTTGGCTAAGCTCATTGTGCATGGAGCGACCCGTGCACAAGCGATCAGTCGGGCACGGCAAGCTTTTCGTGAACTTGTCATCGAGGGCGTTGCGTCTGTTGCCCCATTCCACCAAGCAGTTCTGAAACACCCAGCCTTCGTCGACGAGTTCGCAGTACACACCGCGTGGATCGAACAGGATTTCACAGGCGAATTCGAGGGTAGCAAGATCTATGCCGATCACAGCACCGACCAACCACTGAAACGGTTCGGCATTGAACTGAACGGGAAGCGCGTAGAACTTGGCCTCCCCGCTCAATTCCTCACACATATGGCCTATTCAACTCACCAGGGCGACGGAACGTGCAAACCTCGTGACACCTCGGCGGATACCAGCACACCAGCGAACATTGTCACCAGTCCGTACGCTGGCAACTTTGTTACCTGGAAAGTCACGGACGGCGAAGCGGTGGAAAAGGGGCAAACAATTGCGGTCATCGAAGCCATGAAGATGGAATCAAATATTGCAGCACCGGTTGCAGGAACGGTGGCGTGTGAAAACATCAACGCTGGTGACAGCGTGCCTGCTGGAACTACGATCGCCCAGATTTCCTCAACACCCTAA
- a CDS encoding NRAMP family divalent metal transporter, which produces MNTPNPEPTPGSGSSAVNKEASTTPEAATQSVAQKRTKLTGSSRTAILGAMFLMATSSIGPGFITQTSVFTVQLGVAFAFAILVSVLVDIAIQLNVWRVLGVTGLRANELGNRVLPGIGWVMAAFVFVGGLIFNIGNIGGAGLGINAMLGVDAKIGGAVSALIAVVVFVFKRAGAALDRIVVALGAIMILLMLYVAIVSQPPIGAALKNTVLPEQVDFLVITTLIGGTVGGYITFAGAHRLIDSKITGAENVGHITGVSVMSVIVTGIMRVLLFLAILGVVAGGVALSNDNTAADAFRAAAGEIGLRFFGVVLWAAGLTSVIGASYTSISFVTTQKTSARVRSLLTVGFIVVCAIAYLALNKAPQTLLIFAGAFNGLILPIGFAVVIWVAWARRDLLKGYAYPKWLAVVGTLTWLLTIWLGWNSLTGIATLWQG; this is translated from the coding sequence ATGAACACACCCAACCCTGAGCCCACACCCGGCAGTGGTTCATCGGCTGTCAACAAAGAAGCATCGACCACACCAGAAGCGGCAACCCAGAGCGTCGCCCAGAAACGCACGAAGCTCACCGGGTCAAGCCGCACAGCCATCCTCGGTGCTATGTTCCTCATGGCCACATCCTCGATTGGTCCCGGATTCATCACACAGACTTCCGTGTTCACCGTTCAGCTCGGCGTCGCATTTGCCTTCGCGATCCTTGTGTCGGTACTGGTTGACATTGCTATCCAGCTCAATGTGTGGCGTGTGTTGGGCGTGACGGGTTTACGCGCGAACGAACTCGGAAACCGTGTTCTGCCTGGAATTGGTTGGGTCATGGCCGCCTTTGTGTTTGTAGGCGGTTTGATCTTCAACATCGGAAATATCGGTGGCGCAGGTTTGGGCATCAACGCCATGCTCGGGGTCGACGCGAAAATCGGGGGAGCGGTGTCCGCGCTCATCGCTGTCGTAGTGTTCGTTTTTAAACGGGCAGGCGCAGCCCTTGACCGGATCGTTGTTGCGCTGGGCGCCATCATGATCCTGCTCATGCTGTACGTGGCGATCGTCTCCCAGCCTCCTATTGGCGCAGCGCTGAAGAACACGGTGCTCCCCGAACAAGTGGACTTTCTGGTTATCACCACGCTGATCGGTGGAACCGTTGGCGGCTACATCACCTTCGCAGGTGCTCACCGCCTGATCGACTCCAAGATCACAGGCGCTGAAAACGTCGGTCACATCACCGGTGTTTCGGTCATGTCCGTAATCGTCACAGGAATCATGCGTGTCCTGCTCTTCTTAGCAATCCTGGGTGTTGTTGCCGGAGGTGTAGCCCTGTCGAATGACAACACCGCAGCCGACGCTTTCCGCGCTGCTGCCGGCGAAATCGGTTTGCGATTCTTTGGTGTTGTCCTCTGGGCAGCGGGCCTGACATCGGTAATCGGTGCGTCCTACACGTCGATCAGCTTCGTGACCACCCAAAAGACCAGCGCACGGGTTCGCAGCCTGCTCACCGTAGGATTTATCGTCGTATGCGCGATTGCCTACTTGGCGCTCAACAAAGCACCGCAGACACTCTTGATTTTCGCCGGAGCATTTAACGGCTTAATCCTGCCAATTGGTTTCGCCGTGGTTATCTGGGTTGCGTGGGCCCGCCGCGACCTTCTCAAGGGCTATGCGTACCCAAAGTGGCTCGCAGTGGTGGGAACCCTCACATGGCTCCTCACCATCTGGTTGGGCTGGAACTCGCTTACTGGTATCGCGACCCTTTGGCAAGGATGA
- a CDS encoding FCD domain-containing protein has translation MNFNFVSAHQRATRTLLDEISTAHLPPGEKLNEVELASRLEISRNTLREAFIALEDYGVIVRQPHRGVHVTLPDEDLVDEIFRVRSLLEPAVLRWSRGLNIDALHECVQDGQLAREAQDHDGAGDANQRFHATIIEGAGSSFADDMMTRVLAIMRLVFIQVSAKHDGFHYPYVELNDEIAQLVDSGQREQAAERMRSYLERSRDELRELLNSPAPTEVADAQGSSEVAAEATSEGTEKVKPASD, from the coding sequence GTGAATTTCAACTTCGTTTCTGCTCATCAACGCGCCACCCGAACACTTCTCGACGAGATTTCTACCGCGCACCTGCCACCGGGCGAGAAACTCAACGAAGTTGAACTGGCGAGTCGACTCGAAATCTCACGCAACACTCTGCGAGAAGCATTTATTGCTCTAGAAGACTACGGGGTCATCGTGCGTCAACCTCACCGGGGAGTTCACGTAACACTGCCAGATGAGGATCTGGTCGACGAAATCTTCCGTGTGCGGTCATTGCTTGAACCAGCTGTTTTACGTTGGTCGCGTGGGTTGAACATTGACGCTCTCCACGAATGCGTACAAGACGGTCAGCTGGCACGCGAAGCCCAGGACCATGACGGCGCAGGAGACGCAAACCAACGTTTCCACGCAACCATCATTGAGGGCGCAGGGTCGAGCTTCGCCGATGACATGATGACGCGAGTCCTTGCCATTATGCGCTTGGTCTTCATTCAAGTGTCGGCGAAACATGACGGTTTTCACTACCCGTACGTGGAACTCAACGACGAAATCGCCCAGCTTGTAGATTCAGGGCAACGCGAACAGGCCGCAGAAAGGATGCGTAGTTACCTGGAACGGTCACGCGATGAACTACGCGAACTTCTCAACAGTCCTGCGCCTACCGAGGTGGCTGACGCTCAAGGTTCTTCTGAAGTGGCTGCTGAGGCAACAAGTGAGGGAACGGAAAAGGTCAAGCCCGCCTCGGATTGA